Part of the Candidatus Aminicenantes bacterium genome, CAGTCATGGGTGATTAACCGCGCATCCCGCAGGCGCTCAATATCCGCTTCCAGAGAGAGTGCGGCGATATCGGCTTCAAATCCCTGGACAATGGCACGGGACTGGGCGCCCGAAGCCATATAAGATTGCTGAACATGAAGGTCTCTGCCGGTTTTTTGTTTCCACAATTGCTGGAATCGTGGAATCAATTCCCGCTGATAAACCTCTTTCGGCACCGTGTACGCGCCCAGGGTCAGTGTATCGGAAACAGTATCCGTATGTCCCCCGCACCCGGCCAACAGCCCCAACAGCCCCAAACAAACCAGCCTGCGGAAAATTCTCATTTCCTCCTCCTGTAGTCAGATCTTAGTACGATTATAGTACAGAAAGAAAAAAAAGACAAGCCCGCAATAAAAAATGTTCGTTTGGGGAACTGCGGACTAAAAGTAACCCAGGTTCTTCAGTCGGCGGCGGATGGCCTCGGTTTCATCCCGGCTGCGGTCGTCCCTGTCTTCCAGGCCGGTTGACATTAGATCGCGCAAGACGTACACCACGAACTCGTTTACACTGCTGAACCCACTGCCTTCAATGACTGTTTTCAAGCGGTCATAGAGTGGCCGGGGAATCTTCAGGGTCACCTTGTCCCGGATCATGGAAAGATTCTATGCCGCGGGGAAAAGCTTGTCAAGGCCGTTGATCAAGACTGAAATCCGCCAGATACTCCACGTACCTGCGGGGCGGGCGTTTGATCTGAATGCCCATTCCGCCGGAAATTCCGGAAACATTGGGATCGGAATCCGTGTTGTTCCAGACCACGATTCCGGTTAAGGGAATCAACTCATTGCCCGCGGCCAGCAGCAATGAAAGGCGGGTATACGGAGCGAACAGTTCCGGGGATTCAACATAAACTCCCCGCCTGGATACGTTCATGACCAGCCCGAGGCCGTCAAATCCATTGCTGCTGATATTGACCAACAGGTTTTTCTGATAGCGCGGAAATTGTCGCTTGGCCATCCGGACCACCGCCTCCTTGATTCCCTTAAGCAGCAAAACTCATGCCTCTATTCCGATAACCCGGCATTGCTTCGCGGGCCCCACGGGGTCTTTGTTTGGACTGCTTCGGACACTGCCTGCAAAAAAGATTGCGGGTAACAATTACCCGAACCATACCCGGAATTCACACATTTCAGCGCGAGATTCCCAGCAGGATGAGGGCCACCATGGCCAGAGTCACGGAAACCAGGCGCCTTTTGCCCAGTCGTTCACTGAAACAGAACGTCCCCGCCAGGGCGAACAACACGATCACCCCCGTATCCACAACGGGAAACACCACAAAGGCCGGCATCTTTTCCAACGCCTTCACAAGAAAGAAAGAAGAGTAGTAGTTGGGAATGCCCAGGGCGAATCCGATACCCACGGCAAAACCGGAAAGCCGTTGCCTGCGAACTGCCACCACAATACAGCCGCCAACCAGGGCGGCGCCGAAAACCACAGTCAGGAAGCGACTCTCGGGAACATGCGGATGCACCACGGCAAACCATTTCAACATCGCGCTGATGCATCCGAACAAAGCAAAAAGCACCAGCAACACCGGCGCGATGCGCTTCTTGCCCCCTTCCCATGACCACAGAACCACGATAATGAGGACCAGAGCCGTTACATCGATCGCGCTCGGCGACTCACCGAAAACCGCCACCGCCACCAGGACGGGAATGATCAGGGAAATGCGGCCCATGGTAACAGCCGGCGCCATGCCTTCCCGGCGCAGGGCCAGCCCGAAAACCATGAACCCCACCAGAAACATTACGCCCAATCCCATCCCGGCAAAAAGCGCGTCGGGCGGCATGGCTATGCTTCGCCGGGAAGGGCCGCCCATGGCCACAAAGGTGGCGGTGGCATAGTTGCTCGCGATTACAACCAGCCGCGGAAGATCGCGGCGCTCCACCCAGCGCAAAATCAGGGCTATGGAAAACGAAGACAAAAGCGCCGGCAGCAGGTAAATCACCCACGACCCCCGTTTGCACATCCGTTTCCGGAATGAATCACAACGGATTGACTTTCCCTGAAGAGTGAAGGTACAATTTGATACAGACTTGGATAACTATCCAGGTAGGAGGCTCTAATGAATTTTAACGCCATCTTGCAGCGCTGTCTGGCCCTCGTAACCAAGCCCAAAGAAGAATGGGAAAAAATCAAGGGGAAAGACACATCCATTGCCGCCCTCTTTACCCAATACGCCATGATCCTGGCCGCCATACCCGCCCTGGCCGGCTTCATCGGGTATTCCTTGATCGGCATCAACTTCGGTCTGCGCACGTTCCGGATTCCCGTGGGCCGGGGTTTGCTCTGGGCCATATTCCAGTACGTACTGGCATTGGTCGGGGTTTATGTTATGGGCATGATTATCGATCTCTTGGCTTCTTCCTTCGGAGCTGAGAAAAACCTGAATGAATCCATGAAAATCGCGGTATACGCCTGGACCCCGGCCTGGGTAGCCGGAATCCTGCTGCTCATCCCCTCGCTTTCCGTAATCACCCTCATCGTCAGCCTCTATGCCCTGTTTCTATTCTACCTGGGCATTAAAATCGTCAAGAACCCACCCGAAGACAAAGCCGTCGCTTATTTTGTCGTCACCCTGATTCTGGTCATCGTGGTTTCCCTGCTGATCAACTACCTGGCCCGTGTCATTGCGTTTCCCGGCATCGGGTCTTTCATGGGCCGGTTCTGATCCAGTATCATTGCCCGGGGGGGGACACCCCCCCTGGGGGCCCGTTTCGGAAAACTCAAGATCCCGCCGTGCCGCGATCAACGCATAACTACCAGTCCATCTTCTGCGGGATTCTGTTGTTGGCCCTGTCGTCGCTTGCTTTTGCGGCAACGACCCGGGCAACGCTGAACAACATTCGCTTTTACAATTATCCCGATTACACCCGGGTGGTCCTGGACCTGAGCCGTCCCATGCAAATCCGGGAAAAAGTACTCCCGGGAAAAGAAGTAACCCGGCTCTATTTTGATCTCACGCCCTGTCGCATGGGGGCGGACTTCCCCAGGGAAAAAGTCCCGGAAATCCCGATCGATACGGGAAACCTGAAACGGGTCCGCCTGGGGCAACAAAACGCAGACACCCTGCGGGTGGTTTTTGATTTTTTCCAGATCGGGAGGTATCGCCAATTTTACCTGCGCGGACCGGACCGGATCGTCTTCGACATCTATCAGCAACAGCGGGAGATCGCGTCGGCCCCGACTCTCCCTGAAACGAGCGACGGCGGTTATTCTTTGGCACGGCAACTCGGACTGGGCGTACATCACATCATTGTAGACCCGGGACACGGCGGCAAGGATCCCGGCACCGCGAACCCCCAACTCAAGCTTCAAGAGAAAAGCATTACCCTGGACATCGCACGCCGGCTCAAACTGCTGCTTGGCGGAAAAGCCGGATTCAAAGTCACCCTGACCCGTGATGACGATCGCTACATTTCTTTGGAAGAACGCACCGCGATCGCCAATTCACACAAAGCCGATCTGTTTGTGTCCATCCACCTGAACGCGGCGCCCAACAAAAAAGCCCGAGGGGTGGAAACCTACTATCTCAGTTTCACCACCGATCCGTGGGCGACCCAGGTGGCTGCCCAGGAAAACGCCGTCAGCACCAAATCGATCGGGGAAATGAAATCTCTGATCGAAAAAATCATGCAGAACGCGAAAGTAACGGAATCCAAAGCATTGGCCGCGAGCGTGCAGAAAAACCTTGCGGATACGTTGAGAAAACAACACAAGCAGGTCGCAAATCTGGGTGTAAAAAAGGCGCCTTTTTATGTGCTGGCCGGAGCGGAAATGCCCTCCGTTCTCGTGGAAGCCTCGTTCTTGAGCCACAAAGACGAAGCGCGGTTGCTGAACACGGATGCGTACCGTGAACAAATCGCCAAAGGCCTTTATGATGGCATCCTGGCCTACATCCACAGCCTGGGAAAAACCGAACCCGGCGGAGAACACTCACAAACCGCGGCTTCCGTGAA contains:
- a CDS encoding CopG family transcriptional regulator, which produces MIRDKVTLKIPRPLYDRLKTVIEGSGFSSVNEFVVYVLRDLMSTGLEDRDDRSRDETEAIRRRLKNLGYF
- a CDS encoding PilZ domain-containing protein translates to MAKRQFPRYQKNLLVNISSNGFDGLGLVMNVSRRGVYVESPELFAPYTRLSLLLAAGNELIPLTGIVVWNNTDSDPNVSGISGGMGIQIKRPPRRYVEYLADFSLDQRP
- a CDS encoding DUF1282 domain-containing protein; the protein is MNFNAILQRCLALVTKPKEEWEKIKGKDTSIAALFTQYAMILAAIPALAGFIGYSLIGINFGLRTFRIPVGRGLLWAIFQYVLALVGVYVMGMIIDLLASSFGAEKNLNESMKIAVYAWTPAWVAGILLLIPSLSVITLIVSLYALFLFYLGIKIVKNPPEDKAVAYFVVTLILVIVVSLLINYLARVIAFPGIGSFMGRF
- a CDS encoding N-acetylmuramoyl-L-alanine amidase translates to MPRSTHNYQSIFCGILLLALSSLAFAATTRATLNNIRFYNYPDYTRVVLDLSRPMQIREKVLPGKEVTRLYFDLTPCRMGADFPREKVPEIPIDTGNLKRVRLGQQNADTLRVVFDFFQIGRYRQFYLRGPDRIVFDIYQQQREIASAPTLPETSDGGYSLARQLGLGVHHIIVDPGHGGKDPGTANPQLKLQEKSITLDIARRLKLLLGGKAGFKVTLTRDDDRYISLEERTAIANSHKADLFVSIHLNAAPNKKARGVETYYLSFTTDPWATQVAAQENAVSTKSIGEMKSLIEKIMQNAKVTESKALAASVQKNLADTLRKQHKQVANLGVKKAPFYVLAGAEMPSVLVEASFLSHKDEARLLNTDAYREQIAKGLYDGILAYIHSLGKTEPGGEHSQTAASVNLQP